One window from the genome of Streptococcus salivarius encodes:
- a CDS encoding Nramp family divalent metal transporter encodes MTSSKKVSLSEVNQSIDTPNNNRFWQNLKAFLGPGALVAVGYMDPGNWITSVVGGATYKYSLLFVILISSLIAMQLQQMAGKLGIVTQMDLAQATAYHSPKWLRYTLWVILELALMATDLAEVLGSAIALNLLFGIPIMVAILVTVLDVFLLLLIMKLGFKKIEAIVSTLILTILVIFVYLVALSEPSITGILEGYLPTPALFEPHAAGHTNQLTLALGIVGATVMPHNLYLHSSLSQTRKVDYSDGKDVTKAVRFMTWDSNIQLTLAFVVNSLLLILGAALFFGHASDISAFSQMYNALQDSKIAGAVASSTLSTLFALALLASGQNSTITGTLTGQIVMEGFLHMRLPQWVIRLFTRLFALLPVIIVAILYGDQEKTLDQLLVYSQVFLSIALPFSIFPLIYYTSKKSLMGKHVNAKWNTFLGYAIAIVLTILNLKLIFDTF; translated from the coding sequence ATGACATCTTCAAAAAAGGTTTCCCTTTCTGAGGTAAACCAATCAATAGATACACCAAATAATAATCGTTTTTGGCAAAATCTTAAGGCTTTCTTGGGACCTGGGGCTCTCGTGGCCGTGGGTTACATGGATCCAGGAAACTGGATTACCAGTGTCGTCGGTGGGGCGACCTACAAGTATAGTCTTCTTTTTGTCATCTTAATTTCATCTTTAATCGCTATGCAGTTGCAACAAATGGCTGGAAAGTTAGGGATTGTGACTCAAATGGACCTGGCCCAAGCGACGGCCTACCACTCGCCCAAATGGTTGCGATACACGCTTTGGGTGATTCTGGAGCTTGCCTTAATGGCGACGGACTTAGCCGAGGTGCTTGGTTCTGCCATCGCACTGAACCTGCTCTTTGGTATTCCAATTATGGTTGCCATTCTGGTGACAGTCCTAGATGTTTTCCTACTCCTACTCATCATGAAGCTTGGATTCAAGAAAATCGAGGCTATTGTTTCAACCTTGATTTTGACCATCTTGGTTATCTTTGTCTACCTGGTAGCCTTGTCTGAGCCTAGTATTACGGGAATCCTCGAGGGTTATCTCCCTACGCCAGCGCTCTTTGAGCCACATGCTGCTGGGCACACCAACCAGTTGACTTTGGCACTTGGGATTGTAGGTGCAACCGTTATGCCACATAACCTCTACTTGCACTCATCCTTGTCACAGACTCGTAAGGTTGACTATTCAGATGGTAAAGACGTGACAAAGGCTGTCCGTTTCATGACCTGGGACTCAAACATTCAGTTGACTTTGGCCTTTGTGGTTAACTCCCTCCTCTTGATTTTGGGAGCAGCTCTCTTCTTTGGTCACGCTTCTGATATTTCAGCCTTCTCACAAATGTACAATGCTCTTCAGGACTCTAAGATTGCTGGTGCGGTTGCTAGTTCAACACTCTCAACCCTCTTTGCCTTGGCACTCTTGGCTAGTGGTCAAAACTCTACCATTACTGGTACCCTAACTGGTCAGATTGTCATGGAAGGTTTCCTCCACATGAGGTTACCACAGTGGGTAATTCGTTTGTTCACACGTCTCTTCGCCTTGCTACCTGTTATCATTGTAGCCATTCTCTACGGCGATCAAGAAAAGACACTGGATCAACTCTTGGTTTATTCACAAGTATTCCTTTCAATTGCCTTGCCATTCTCAATTTTCCCTTTGATTTACTATACTTCAAAAAAATCACTCATGGGGAAACACGTCAATGCCAAGTGGAATACCTTCCTTGGTTATGCCATCGCCATTGTCCTAACCATTCTCAATCTCAAACTTATCTTTGATACGTTTTAA
- the lysS gene encoding lysine--tRNA ligase: MSNQHMEELNDQQIVRREKMAALAEQGIDPFGKRFERTATSGQLKEKYADKTKEELHEINETATIAGRLMTKRGKGKVGFAHIQDRDGQIQIYVRKDAVGEENYDIFKKADLGDFLGVEGEVMRTDMGELSIKATHITHLSKALRPLPEKFHGLSDVETIYRKRYLDLISNRESFDRFVTRSKIISEIRRYLDAQGFLEVETPVLHNEAGGAAAKPFITHHNAQNIDMVLRIATELHLKRLIVGGMERVYEIGRIFRNEGMDATHNPEFTSIEVYQAYADFHDIMNLTEGIIQHAAKAVKGDGPINYQGTEIKINEPFKRIHMVDAIKEITGVDFWQDMTLDEAKAIAAEKNVPVEKHYTEVGHIINAFFEEFVEETLIQPTFVYGHPVAVSPLAKKNPEDPRFTDRFELFIMTKEYGNAFTELNDPIDQLSRFEAQAAAKELGDDEATGIDYDYVEALEYGMPPTGGLGIGIDRLCMLLTDTTTIRDVLLFPTMK, from the coding sequence ATGTCAAATCAACACATGGAAGAATTAAACGATCAACAGATTGTCCGTCGTGAAAAAATGGCGGCCTTGGCTGAACAAGGAATCGATCCTTTTGGTAAGCGATTCGAACGCACAGCTACATCTGGTCAATTAAAAGAAAAATACGCTGACAAAACAAAAGAAGAATTGCACGAAATCAACGAAACTGCTACAATCGCAGGTCGTTTGATGACTAAACGTGGTAAAGGTAAAGTTGGCTTCGCACACATCCAAGACCGCGATGGTCAAATCCAAATCTACGTACGTAAAGATGCTGTCGGTGAAGAAAACTACGACATCTTCAAGAAAGCTGACCTTGGTGACTTCCTCGGCGTCGAAGGTGAAGTTATGCGTACAGATATGGGAGAACTTTCTATCAAGGCTACTCATATCACGCACTTGTCTAAAGCCCTTCGCCCATTGCCTGAGAAATTCCACGGACTTTCAGACGTTGAAACCATCTACCGTAAACGTTACCTCGATTTGATTTCTAACCGTGAAAGCTTTGACCGCTTTGTCACACGTTCAAAAATCATTTCTGAAATCCGTCGCTACCTCGATGCTCAAGGTTTCCTTGAAGTCGAAACACCTGTTCTTCACAATGAAGCTGGTGGTGCTGCTGCTAAGCCTTTCATCACTCACCACAATGCACAAAACATCGACATGGTACTTCGTATCGCGACTGAGCTCCACCTCAAACGTCTCATTGTTGGTGGTATGGAGCGTGTTTACGAAATCGGACGTATCTTCCGTAACGAAGGTATGGATGCCACTCACAACCCTGAGTTCACATCTATCGAAGTTTACCAAGCTTACGCTGACTTCCACGATATCATGAACTTGACTGAAGGTATCATCCAACACGCTGCTAAAGCGGTTAAAGGTGATGGACCTATCAACTACCAAGGAACTGAAATCAAGATCAACGAACCATTCAAACGCATCCACATGGTTGATGCAATCAAGGAAATCACTGGCGTTGACTTCTGGCAAGACATGACTTTGGACGAAGCCAAAGCTATCGCCGCTGAAAAGAATGTTCCAGTTGAAAAACACTACACTGAAGTTGGTCATATCATCAACGCCTTCTTCGAAGAATTCGTTGAAGAAACCTTAATTCAACCAACATTCGTTTACGGTCACCCAGTTGCTGTGTCTCCATTGGCTAAGAAAAACCCAGAAGACCCACGCTTCACTGACCGTTTCGAGCTCTTCATCATGACAAAAGAGTACGGAAATGCCTTCACCGAATTGAACGACCCAATCGATCAATTGTCACGATTCGAAGCACAAGCTGCTGCTAAAGAACTCGGTGACGACGAAGCAACAGGCATCGACTACGACTACGTTGAAGCCCTCGAATACGGTATGCCACCAACAGGTGGACTCGGAATCGGTATCGACCGTCTCTGCATGCTTCTCACTGACACAACAACCATCCGTGATGTCTTGTTGTTCCCAACGATGAAATAA
- a CDS encoding LysM peptidoglycan-binding domain-containing protein, translating to MKKKNYVSKAVMLGALLAPIGMPTVSVLADSFYQNQTSAHAADITNWIASTPEQITNNLTTQNINPQQLDGQQYVIQWGDTLWGISQATGISIEKLAYDNNIQNIDLIFAGDVLILKRDGDVPAGYHVTGNGYRCAHSKIVINNYYGDNNRVIINNSTFVSDDHSKNTVIYAPDNSDNSVSFSNNTTNNNNDKDKDTKESKDSKDSSSSSSESKDASSSSTSGSSSSASSSTASSSESKASTESSKEKELTDDAFQDKVQSEFEQVYQQKRSGSPAWTFFLHADDKNGKNVEYKKDTESTALYLQGETPKSKDIVDGPKDGAKTEANAKALAQKIYDALNSDSKMSDLIKAKYAQIQVSYKGDKWAFNVDVYKEKESSSSSTEKSSESKASSSDDSQTETRMSSSSSSLERSSSSSSSHTETDSEATFSDLTGDE from the coding sequence ATGAAAAAGAAAAATTATGTTAGTAAAGCCGTGATGCTTGGCGCTTTACTAGCACCTATTGGGATGCCTACGGTATCTGTGTTAGCAGATAGCTTTTATCAAAATCAAACGAGTGCTCACGCTGCTGATATTACAAACTGGATTGCCAGCACACCTGAACAAATTACAAATAATTTGACAACTCAGAATATCAATCCACAGCAGTTAGATGGTCAACAGTACGTGATTCAATGGGGAGATACCTTGTGGGGAATCTCTCAAGCGACTGGAATTTCTATTGAAAAATTAGCCTACGATAATAATATTCAGAATATTGATCTTATCTTTGCAGGTGATGTCCTCATCTTGAAACGTGATGGTGATGTTCCAGCAGGTTACCATGTGACTGGTAATGGTTACCGTTGTGCACATTCTAAGATTGTTATCAACAACTACTACGGTGATAACAACCGAGTGATTATCAATAATAGCACTTTTGTCTCTGATGACCATTCTAAGAATACAGTGATTTACGCTCCAGATAATTCTGACAATAGCGTTTCATTCTCAAATAATACGACTAATAATAATAACGATAAAGACAAAGATACTAAAGAGTCTAAAGATAGCAAGGACTCATCTTCGTCATCATCAGAATCTAAAGATGCTTCATCAAGTTCAACAAGTGGATCATCATCTTCTGCATCAAGCTCAACAGCAAGCAGTAGTGAAAGTAAAGCAAGTACAGAAAGTTCTAAGGAAAAAGAATTGACTGATGATGCTTTCCAAGACAAGGTTCAAAGTGAATTCGAACAAGTATATCAACAAAAACGCTCAGGTAGTCCTGCATGGACTTTCTTCTTACATGCAGATGATAAGAATGGTAAAAATGTTGAATATAAGAAGGACACTGAAAGCACAGCTCTTTACCTACAAGGTGAAACACCTAAGTCTAAAGACATTGTAGATGGACCTAAAGATGGTGCCAAAACGGAAGCCAATGCCAAAGCTCTCGCTCAAAAGATTTACGATGCTCTTAACAGTGATAGTAAGATGTCAGATCTTATTAAAGCAAAATATGCTCAAATTCAGGTAAGTTATAAAGGTGATAAGTGGGCTTTCAATGTTGATGTTTACAAGGAAAAAGAAAGTTCATCATCAAGCACTGAAAAATCATCTGAATCTAAGGCTTCATCAAGTGATGATTCTCAAACAGAAACACGCATGAGTTCAAGCTCATCAAGCCTTGAACGCTCATCATCAAGTTCTTCAAGCCACACTGAAACAGACTCAGAGGCAACTTTCTCTGACCTAACTGGTGACGAATAG
- a CDS encoding HAD family hydrolase, with amino-acid sequence MITSIVFDVDDTIYDQQAPYRIAMEKCFPDFDMSHMNQAYIRFRHYSDVGFPRVMAGEWTTEYFRFWRCKETLLEFGYREIDEETGNHFQEVYEHELENITMLDEMRMTLDFLKEKNVPMGIITNGPTEHQLKKVKKLGLYDYVDPKRVIVSQATGFQKPEKEIFNLAAEQFDMNPSTTLYVGDSYDNDVMGAFNGGWHSMWFNHRGRSLKPGTKPVFDLEIDNFEQLFGAVKVLFDLPNNKYIFDINDNENPVLQLGINNGLMMAAERLLESNMSIDKVVILLRLNANQEKILRMKYGR; translated from the coding sequence ATGATTACTTCTATTGTTTTTGACGTTGACGATACTATTTATGACCAACAGGCACCTTATCGTATTGCCATGGAAAAATGCTTCCCTGACTTTGATATGAGCCACATGAATCAAGCCTACATTCGTTTCCGCCACTATTCTGATGTTGGTTTTCCACGTGTAATGGCCGGTGAGTGGACAACTGAGTATTTCCGTTTTTGGCGCTGTAAAGAGACACTTTTGGAGTTTGGCTACCGTGAAATTGATGAAGAAACGGGTAACCATTTCCAAGAGGTTTACGAGCATGAGTTGGAAAATATCACCATGCTTGATGAGATGCGCATGACCCTTGATTTCCTCAAGGAAAAAAATGTTCCTATGGGTATTATTACCAATGGACCAACAGAGCACCAACTTAAGAAGGTCAAAAAGTTGGGACTTTATGATTATGTGGACCCTAAGCGTGTCATCGTCAGTCAGGCGACAGGTTTCCAAAAGCCTGAGAAGGAAATCTTCAACCTCGCTGCTGAGCAATTTGATATGAATCCATCGACGACGCTCTACGTTGGAGATTCTTATGACAATGATGTCATGGGTGCCTTCAATGGTGGCTGGCATTCTATGTGGTTTAACCACCGTGGACGTAGCCTCAAACCAGGTACTAAGCCAGTCTTCGACTTGGAAATCGACAATTTTGAGCAACTCTTTGGAGCGGTAAAAGTCCTTTTCGATCTTCCAAATAACAAATATATCTTTGATATCAATGATAATGAAAATCCAGTCCTTCAACTAGGTATCAATAATGGTCTTATGATGGCGGCTGAACGTCTTCTTGAGAGCAATATGAGTATTGATAAAGTGGTTATCCTTCTTCGTTTGAATGCGAACCAGGAAAAAATCCTTCGTATGAAATATGGAAGATAA
- a CDS encoding histidine phosphatase family protein — protein MKLYFVRHGKTEWNLEGRLQGAKGDSPLLKESIEQVRELGHYLSDTHFDLIFSSDLPRAKKTTELIMESQKPKAKVTYTKALREWQLGKLEGQKIALVQAIYPKEMDAFRHNLANFRANDFQAESVYQTTKRVAEFIKTLKDSDAKNVLIVGHGANLTASIRTLLGFEPGLLRKAGGLDNASVTILETNDFEHFTLKCWNDTSYMDEQNKIS, from the coding sequence ATGAAACTGTATTTTGTACGTCACGGTAAAACTGAGTGGAACTTGGAAGGCCGACTTCAAGGCGCCAAGGGAGACTCGCCTTTGCTTAAAGAATCTATCGAACAAGTACGAGAGTTAGGTCACTATCTCAGTGACACACATTTTGACTTAATCTTCTCAAGTGACCTACCACGTGCTAAAAAAACCACTGAACTCATCATGGAGTCTCAAAAGCCTAAAGCTAAAGTTACCTACACTAAAGCTCTGCGTGAATGGCAACTTGGTAAACTGGAAGGGCAAAAAATTGCACTCGTTCAGGCCATCTATCCAAAAGAAATGGATGCCTTCCGTCATAACCTAGCCAACTTCCGTGCTAATGACTTCCAAGCTGAGTCTGTCTACCAGACAACCAAACGTGTGGCCGAATTTATTAAAACACTTAAAGATAGTGATGCTAAAAATGTCCTCATCGTTGGTCACGGAGCTAACTTAACGGCTTCTATCCGTACCCTCCTTGGTTTTGAACCTGGTCTTCTTCGTAAGGCAGGAGGTCTTGACAATGCTTCTGTCACTATTCTCGAAACCAATGATTTCGAGCACTTCACTCTTAAATGTTGGAATGATACGTCCTATATGGATGAACAAAACAAGATCAGCTAA
- a CDS encoding aminoacyl-tRNA deacylase yields the protein MAKKGKVKKTLVDQILDKANIDHDSLSFNGLEGELPEDVARESIYKTLALKGDKTGPVIGIVPITEHLSEKKLAKISGNKKVQMIPQKDLQKTTGYVHGANNPVGIRQKHNFPIYIDQSAQEAGFLIVSAGEIGRSIRINSQNLADFVNAEFADIKE from the coding sequence ATGGCTAAGAAAGGCAAAGTCAAGAAGACCTTGGTTGACCAAATTCTTGATAAAGCTAATATTGACCATGATAGCTTATCCTTCAATGGTTTAGAAGGGGAGCTTCCAGAAGATGTGGCGCGTGAGAGCATTTATAAAACCCTTGCCCTTAAGGGAGATAAGACAGGACCAGTCATCGGCATCGTCCCTATCACCGAACACCTGTCTGAAAAGAAATTAGCTAAAATTTCAGGGAACAAGAAGGTTCAAATGATTCCACAAAAGGATCTCCAAAAAACAACTGGCTATGTTCACGGAGCTAACAACCCAGTGGGAATTCGCCAAAAGCACAATTTCCCTATTTATATCGATCAATCCGCCCAAGAAGCTGGCTTCCTTATTGTCTCAGCGGGAGAAATTGGGCGTTCTATCCGTATCAATAGTCAAAATCTTGCTGATTTTGTTAATGCTGAATTTGCTGATATTAAGGAGTAA
- a CDS encoding glycoside hydrolase family 25 protein: protein MRKRIKPIVVYVVLALLGLALVIANIHNTSKQQAHLQNVKSALPYATTPKTTTSSTSSSSDEELILNPIIDLSGWQLPQDIDYDVLSNHISGAIIRVFGGSQISKDSNAASSNGVDKSFKTHIKELKKRDVPVAVYSYAQGTSVKEMKEEARIFYKNASPYKPTYYWIDVEEETMSNMEQGVQAFLAELKRLGAENVGLYIGAYFMLEQEVSTKNFDAVWIPAYGTDSGYYEALPNTEIDYDLHQYTSQGSLPGFDNILDLNQINPEKNKRKTFEKLFGRIKQKPTKNKKTTSTSSSSSQ from the coding sequence ATGAGAAAAAGAATAAAACCGATCGTTGTTTACGTGGTTCTAGCTCTTTTAGGATTAGCATTAGTTATTGCAAATATTCACAATACGTCCAAACAGCAGGCGCATCTCCAAAACGTGAAATCTGCTCTTCCTTATGCTACTACACCAAAAACAACAACCAGTAGTACATCTAGCAGTTCTGACGAGGAGCTGATACTCAATCCCATTATCGACCTTTCGGGGTGGCAACTACCTCAGGATATCGATTACGATGTCTTGTCAAATCATATTTCTGGTGCTATTATCCGCGTCTTCGGTGGATCACAGATTAGTAAGGATAGCAATGCCGCTAGTTCGAATGGGGTCGACAAATCTTTTAAAACACATATCAAAGAACTCAAAAAACGTGACGTTCCAGTTGCCGTCTATTCCTACGCTCAAGGTACTTCTGTTAAAGAGATGAAGGAAGAAGCTCGTATTTTCTACAAAAATGCTTCTCCATACAAACCTACTTATTACTGGATCGACGTTGAAGAAGAAACCATGTCCAACATGGAGCAAGGTGTCCAAGCCTTTCTCGCTGAGCTCAAACGTCTAGGAGCTGAAAACGTTGGTCTCTATATTGGTGCTTATTTCATGCTTGAGCAAGAAGTTTCAACTAAAAACTTTGATGCTGTTTGGATTCCAGCCTACGGTACCGATTCTGGTTATTATGAGGCTCTACCAAATACTGAAATCGACTATGACCTTCACCAGTATACGTCACAAGGAAGCCTGCCTGGTTTCGATAATATCCTAGATCTTAACCAAATCAATCCTGAGAAAAACAAACGTAAAACCTTTGAAAAACTCTTTGGTAGGATTAAGCAAAAACCAACTAAAAATAAGAAGACTACTTCGACAAGTTCATCTAGTAGTCAGTAA